A genomic segment from Zygotorulaspora mrakii chromosome 1, complete sequence encodes:
- the SSZ1 gene encoding ribosome-associated complex protein SSZ1 (similar to Saccharomyces cerevisiae SSZ1 (YHR064C); ancestral locus Anc_5.335) yields MSSPIIGITFGNTSSSIAYINPKNDVDVIANPDGERSIPSVLSYVGADEYHGGQALQQLVRNSANTIINFRDLIGLPFAQADVSKCAAGAPAIEIDGKVGFAIKRGEDKEEKITVDEVISRHLNKLKLAAEDYIGSKVRQVVLTVPTNFNDNQKEALKNAASKAGLEVVQFINEPSAALLAHVEQYPFEKDVNVVVADFGGVRSDAAVIAIRNGIYTILATKHDTSLGGDNLDTELIEYFAKDFQKKTSTNPTKNVRSLAKLRANAIITKKTLSNATTATISIDSLADGYDYHTSINRMRFELVTNKVFSQFSAFVEDVIAKAELDPLDIHAVILSGGVAFTPKLANNFEFLFPESVKILGPNAKESSNQPNELTASGAALQARLVSSYDADELSEALKPVIINTPHIPKAIGLIGSQGEFCPVFLAETSFPAQKKLTLKNAKGDLLVGVYEGDHHIEEKTLEPTPKEEKKDDDEEEEEWSDSEDDEPEIIREKLYTFSTKLMELGIKGVTKGVEIVFNLNKEGVLKVSARDLKSGNVVKGEL; encoded by the coding sequence atgtctTCTCCAATTATAGGTATCACATTTGGTAATACTTCCTCCTCCATTGCTTACATCAATCCCAAGAACGATGTGGATGTGATTGCTAACCCAGATGGTGAGCGTTCCATTCCATCTGTTCTGTCCTATGTTGGTGCCGACGAGTACCATGGAGGTCAAGCTCTGCAACAGTTGGTTAGAAACTCAGCCAATACTATTATCAATTTCCGTGACTTGATCGGTTTGCCTTTTGCGCAAGCTGATGTTTCCAAATGTGCCGCAGGTGCACCTGCCATTGAGATCGATGGAAAGGTTGGATTTGCCATTAAAAGAGGTGAAGacaaagaggaaaaaatcaCTGTTGATGAAGTTATTTCGAGACATCTCAACAAATTGAAGCTCGCTGCTGAAGATTACATTGGTAGTAAAGTTCGCCAGGTTGTCTTAACTGTTCCAaccaatttcaatgataacCAAAAGGAAGCCCTAAAAAATGCTGCTTCAAAAGCTGGTTTAGAGGTCGTTCAATTCATTAACGAGCCATCAGCAGCTTTATTGGCTCATGTTGAACAATACCCATTCGAGAAAGATGTCAACGTTGTCGTTGCTGATTTCGGTGGAGTTAGATCAGATGCTGCTGTCATTGCTATCCGCAACGGTATCTACACTATCCTAGCCACAAAACACGATACTAGTCTCGGTGGTGATAATTTAGATACTGAACTTATCGAGTATTTTGCTAAGGATTTCCAGAAGAAGACTTCCACAAATCCAACCAAAAATGTTAGATCTTTGGCTAAATTAAGAGCAAATGCCATCATAACCAAGAAGACATTATCTAATGCTACTACTGCTACAATTTCTATTGATTCTTTAGCTGATGGTTATGATTACCACACATCTATCAACAGAATGAGATTTGAACTAGTTACAAATAAGGTTTTCTCTCAATTTTCAGCATTCGTTGAAGATGTCATTGCCAAGGCTGAACTTGATCCATTGGATATTCATGCTGTAATATTATCTGGTGGTGTTGCATTCACTCCAAAATTGGcaaacaattttgaattcttaTTCCCTGAATCAGTCAAAATCCTAGGTCCAAATGCTAAAGAATCTTCAAATCAACCAAATGAGTTAACTGCTTCAGGTGCTGCTTTACAAGCTAGATTAGTTAGCAGTTATGATGCTGATGAATTGTCTGAAGCTTTGAAACCCGTTATCATCAACACTCCTCACATACCTAAGGCAATTGGTTTGATAGGTTCTCAAGGTGAATTTTGTCCAGTATTTCTGGCAGAGACCTCTTTCCCAgcacaaaagaaattgactCTGAAGAATGCCAAGGGTGATTTGTTAGTTGGTGTTTACGAAGGAGATCATCAcattgaagagaaaacCTTGGAACCAACTCCAAAggaggaaaaaaaggatgacgatgaagaggaagaggagtGGTCAGACAGCGAAGATGATGAACCAGAAATCATCAGAGAGAAGCTTTATACCTTTAGTACCAAATTAATGGAACTGGGTATCAAAGGAGTCACTAAAGGTGTGGAAATTGTCTTCAATTTAAATAAAGAAGGTGTGCTAAAAGTTAGTGCTAGAGACCTGAAATCGGGTAATGTTGTCAAAGGAGAGTTGTGA
- the PAN5 gene encoding 2-dehydropantoate 2-reductase PAN5 (similar to Saccharomyces cerevisiae PAN5 (YHR063C); ancestral locus Anc_5.334) codes for MTAMARAPKVHLLGLGSMGTVLAVNLLRFTNAAVIPLFRSKEKVDRFQTEGNSTIGIREIYDKKSPLFTCKLEECECPETYQGGPIKNLVVTTKTYQTKDALQPYLPYINSSTNLILVQNGLGVLELLRDEIFTGKSSRPQLFQGVISHGVYLEKGYIYNHAGWAPMKIARIPWEETGIIQRKKDAQADRAENELVALLMEQPFAQFFGTQHMTYQELLVGQLYKFLVNACINPVTSIMDSLNGEIVDDCSDIFTLIVDECLQVLELSYSRIFNYEDVYQNQKEYPDMKVKSVLNTEHMVRQIIEIGCVINAKNSSSMRQDTLYLRDTEIEYINGYIVKLASRFKIEAKTNRAIVSLVNLRLGLNRRRANVGD; via the coding sequence ATGACTGCGATGGCAAGGGCACCAAAGGTGCATCTGTTGGGGCTAGGATCCATGGGTACTGTGCTTGCTGTGAATCTATTGCGTTTCACAAATGCTGCCGTGATTCCATTGTTTAGATCCAAAGAGAAAGTGGACAGATTTCAAACAGAAGGTAATAGCACTATAGGAATTCGTGAAATCTATGATAAAAAGTCTCCTCTTTTCACCTGCAAACTGGAAGAATGTGAGTGCCCGGAAACATACCAAGGGGGCCCAATTAAGAATTTGGTTGTCACAACAAAAACTTACCAAACAAAAGACGCTTTGCAACCATATTTACCATATATCAACTCTAGCACTAACCTTATTCTAGTTCAAAATGGCCTCGGTGTCTTGGAACTGTTGagagatgaaatttttacaGGAAAGTCGTCGAGACCACAACTTTTCCAAGGTGTGATATCTCATGGTGTCTACTTGGAAAAGGGCTATATCTACAACCATGCAGGCTGGGCACCCATGAAAATAGCCAGAATACCCTGGGAAGAGACCGGAATCAttcagagaaaaaaagatgctcAAGCTGATCGGGCTGAAAACGAACTGGTAGCACTACTCATGGAGCAACCATTTGCGCAATTTTTTGGTACCCAACACATGACGTATCAGGAGTTGCTCGTAGGTCAACTATACAAGTTTTTGGTCAACGCCTGCATCAATCCAGTCACTTCCATTATGGATTCGCTCAATGGTGAAATAGTCGACGATTGCTCGGATATATTTACACTCATCGTTGATGAGTGCCTACAGGTTCTTGAGCTATCgtattcaagaattttcaattacGAAGATGTATAccagaatcagaaagagtATCCTGATATGAAGGTGAAATCTGTCTTGAACACCGAGCACATGGTTCGGCAAATCATCGAAATCGGCTGTGTAATCAACGCGAAGAACAGCAGTTCAATGAGACAGGATACCTTATACTTGAGAGACACAGAAATTGAGTATATCAATGGCTACATCGTGAAACTTGCCTCAAGATTTAAAATCGAGGCTAAAACCAACAGAGCGATTGTATCCCTGGTCAACTTAAGACTTGGTCTGAACAGAAGGAGAGCAAATGTTGGTGACTGA